ATCATCATCCTCAATAGattttttcttattcttAATCTTTGGTTTCTCATTTAttatctaaatatatatttttgataagcttagataaaatcttttggtgtattttaaaacttttcttACCTCTATATCAACCATTGAAAGTGGTTTTTTAATCATTGAGCCAGAATATTCTTTATTGTTAGTTTCAGTGAAAGGGACAGTACAACATGCTGAGTTAATACAAACACCACCTAATGCTTTACAAATAGCATCAACATCAAGACGGCAATTAcctataacaaaaatttacttttatataaacaagttataatagtaataataataaaaataaaatagatgaATGAATTGATGGCTTACCTATATGTGCACCACCATTAGAACATCTAATAGGAAATGAATTTGATGTTAGTGTGTCACTTGTAATACTATCACCTcgattatttttgtttataaaaccATTTCCTAATCCATATGCTGTAGGATATCCTAATgctaaattattatttggtATATATggtataaagtttttttgtGGTGGTGGTGGTGGTGGTTGAGGACCAAAATAACCCcatgaataaataaaaataattaattcacctaataaaataaataaaaatttcataacaaataaaaataaataataaaaatattttattataaaaatatatatatataggataaataaatataatttatattaataactttttaaagaCAATAGGTAAACATTGACAcgtttttctttttgataaagtaaaagttagaaagaaataatattacaaaaatgttattaaatatgatataaaatagtagaagaaaaataattattaaagtattgtcttgataatatattagGCATTAAGAAATTATCtagtttttaataattatattattaattctagttagtatttgataaatcttttataGATGATGATAATCGagcattaatatttatttctgtTAACTTGTATGAATCAATTGATTCTGAATCAAATTctccattattttttatatttttatttttatcaacattattaatttgataaaCTAGATCATGAATTTTATCACATTGTTGTATACTATTTTTACTTGAAGCATTATCTTGTCCTTGAGATggtaaaaaaacaattaaagttgttggtaaaaatataagtCCATGAaacattgaaaatattattacaagaaaagttactttaaaaaatattttaactatatgTGCATCAACAAATGCCAATGTCATAATACCTAATATTGTTGTAAATGCTCCTAAAAATACTGGCCATCCTAATGTTTCAAGAGCTGTTATTGCTTTTCTATTACTATTACCCTCAGAACATACATAAGCATAAACTATATGTGCTGATAAATCAACAGAAAATCCTATTGACATAATTACTGTTATCATTGAGA
This Strongyloides ratti genome assembly S_ratti_ED321, chromosome : 2 DNA region includes the following protein-coding sequences:
- a CDS encoding Cysteine-rich repeat-containing protein, translating into MKFLFILLGELIIFIYSWGYFGPQPPPPPPQKNFIPYIPNNNLALGYPTAYGLGNGFINKNNRGDSITSDTLTSNSFPIRCSNGGAHIGNCRLDVDAICKALGGVCINSACCTVPFTETNNKEYSGSMIKKPLSMVDIEIINEKPKIKNKKKSIEDDDYEEEEDDDNENESIEEKLDQIKTIDFEMKQKLMELKELYKLIDENKEKLMSPPSTITPKFNLIQIDTSMISKTICKSGMKPIGPCVDNSTCPINYTCEENAICCFQI